In Puntigrus tetrazona isolate hp1 chromosome 18, ASM1883169v1, whole genome shotgun sequence, one genomic interval encodes:
- the LOC122363062 gene encoding uncharacterized protein LOC122363062 isoform X2: MMIYSVNGMEECLHLVCESMGVREDDEVGVDVICSLYKSVFLIAASLDETKRAVAEVRGRSGGLSCSARGVLRVLLVMEKQRENKQELYWELQMLKAGRIDHKKNEQSSPIIFNSRQQDPEQFSVLRLQNRAKRLYTRLVLDGVWSVLPSLSQRNAGVMRPSGVCPSAADVLQLLYYKYEVIRERLYREMLQDEFGAVWWDSMPAWDQTECVCELGVCVELAFRHRDWLQVCGLPGALRCYRSCGSVVLRGCPESVKPRDQAWTSKPREQAWSAVIFLSELESHYQDEKESISALMNRLGEEALRVVYLSMCFAVRRAERENQSYMALLVSRQHWDRWPFMRDPVSQDLTGIWLQEKLDPTAKTQQGWKTGNCAQQKNTINTDGNFRKNTAVLQCLVVCQEQERKRLVEILHRLSLRDLEGNVQKNNNVVRGNAVDQSCVWSLQQIKASLQEAHGSHPGPFAPGCSGIDVSWGECATHLLTQLTQTQDDEAWTVLNSLPDLNPEGLWTLLRKYESELHTPSFHNLLDVLQSRAPAHTSQDNTERERTEQAQEEPPGGEKQEHCTGCGVAIDPEDTPYLEILCVRDPRDEESRVEAREGDGERRRGQTESGRDPQEISVEKQNSLITLAWSKPAHAENRIQVHTHAHMCTLSILNQHKLLIHTQKGLILQEVTSAQQEVEAVSIVVQEETADKRTPRDVKVYTQQEDISCVSLQPSEQHEETHSAHTDNVKGKTRTQEDRSGFITEAIRDGELTSSESEQTDTDTGPASGSFPDAQTSESRELEEQICERAGEEQQLQREATMRCLVDIQRRAERRWQRDRDRQLLRVQERLAIVQSRKADEDLLGLTQEDTLRRLTDTLRQEDEQQQKTLVREKLQQMRRERSCILQTRRERNTAGFKELLAPTAQHMTETEDGR; the protein is encoded by the exons ATGATGATATATTCAGTGAACGG gatggAAGAGTGTTTGCATTTGGTCTGTGAGTCGATGGGTGTGCGTGAGGATGATGAAGTTGGCGTGGACGTGATCTGTTCCCTCTATAAGAGCGTCTTCCTCATCGCCGCCAGCCTGGACGAGACAAAGAGAGCCGTTGCAGAG GTCAGAGGTCGGAGTGGAGGCTTGTCGTGTTCAGCCAGAGGAGTTCTGCGTGTCCTGCTCGTGATGGAGAAACAACGTGAGAACAAACAAGAG CTGTACTGGGAGCTCCAGATGTTGAAGGCTGGAAGAATTGATcataaaaaaaacgaacaatCCTCACCAATCATCTTCAACTCCAGACAACAG GATCCAGAGCAGTTTAGCGTCTTGCGTCTTCAGAACAGAGCCAAGAGGCTCTACACCAG ACTCGTTCTTGACGGCGTGTGGAGTGTCCTGCCGTCTCTTTCTCAGAGGAACGCCGGCGTCATGCGACCGAGCGGGGTCTGTCCCAGCGCCGCCGACGTCCTCCAGCTCCTGTACTACAAATACGAGGTCATCAGGGAGCGACTGTACAGAGAGATGCTGCAGGATGAGTTTG GTGCTGTTTGGTGGGACTCGATGCCGGCGTGGGATCagacagaatgtgtgtgtgaactagGAGTGTGTGTAGAGCTGGCTTTCAGACACAGAGACTGGCTTCAGGTGTGCGGGCTTCCCGGGGCCCTCCGGTGCTACAG GAGCTGTGGTTCTGTGGTCTTGCGAGGCTGTCCTGAGAGTGTTAAACCTAGAGATCAGGCTTGGACATCTAAACCGAGAGAACAGGCTTGGTCCGCTGTCATCTTCCTGTCAGAGCTGGAGTCACATTATCAGGATGAGAAGGAATCTATCAGCGCACTCATGAACAG ACTGGGAGAAGAAGCTCTTCGTGTTGTTTATCTCAGTATGTGTTTCGCTGTGAGgagagctgagagagagaaTCAGTCCTACATGGCTCTGCTGGTCTCCAGACAGCACTGGGACAGATG GCCTTTTATGAGAGATCCAGTGAGTCAGGATCTCACCGGGATCTGGCTTCAGGAAAAACTGGATCCCACCGCTAAAACACAGCAGGGCTGGAAAACAGGAAATTGCGCACAACAG aaaaatactataaatactgATGGGAACTTTAGGAAAAACACG GCTGTGCTGCAGTGTTTGGTTGTGTGTCAGGAGCAGGAAAGGAAACGATTGGTGGAGATCTTACACAGGCTTTCCCTGAGAGACCTCGAGGGAAACGTTCAGAAAAACAACA ATGTGGTTCGTGGAAACGCGGTGGATCAGAGTTGTGTGTGGAGCCTGCAGCAGATTAAAGCCTCTCTACAGGAAGCACATGGTTCTCATCCCGGACCATTCGCCCCGGGGTGTTCTGGGATAGATGTCTCATGGGGGGAGTGTGCCACTCATTTGCTGACCCAGCTGACACAAACACAAGACGATGAGGCCTGGACCGTTTTAAACTCTCTGCCAGATTTG AACCCTGAGGGTCTTTGGACTTTGCTTCGCAAATATGAGAGTGAACTCCACACACCCAGTTTCCACAACCTGCTTGATGTTTTGCAGTCACGTGCACCGGCCCACACCAGCCAAGACAACACT gagagagagaggactgaACAGGCACAAGAAGAGCCGCCAGGTGGTGAAAAACAAGAACACTGCACTG GCTGCGGGGTGGCTATAGATCCAGAAGATACTCCTTATTTAGAGATCTTGTGTGTCAGAGACCCAAGAGATGAAGAGAGCAGGGTGGAGGCGAGAGAAGGTGACGGAGAGAGAAGACGGGGACAGACTGAGAGCGGGAGAGACCCTCAGGAGATTTCAGTGGAGAAACAAAACTCTCTGATCACGCTGGCCTGGAGCAAACCAGCCCACGCAGAGAACCGCattcaggtacacacacacgcgcacatgTGCACTCTTTCTATCTTAAATCAGCACAAATTGCTCATTCATACACAGAAAGGTCTAATTCTGCAGGAAGTGACCTCGGCTCAACAGGAAGTAGAGGCCGTCTCTATTGTAGTGCAGGAGGAAACGGCTGATAAAAGGACTCCACGTGATGTGAAAGTTTACACACAGCAGGAGGACATAAGCTGCGTCTCACTGCAGCCAAGTGAACAACATGAAGAAACGCATTCAGCTCACACAGATAATGTTAAAGGAAAGACACGAACCCAAGAAGACCGTTCAGGCTTCATCACA GAAGCCATAAGAGACGGAGAGCTGACATCCAGTGAGTCCGAGCAGACGGACACAGACACGGGTCCAGCAAGCGGTTCTTTCCCAGACGCGCAAACATCGGAGAGCCGTGAGCTGGAGGAGCAGATCTGTGAGAGAGCGGGTGAGGAGCAGCAGCTGCAGAGGGAGGCAACGATGCGCTGTCTGGTGGACATCCAGAGGAGAGCGGAGCGACGCTGGCAGCGAGACCGAGACCGACAGCTGCTCAGA
- the LOC122363062 gene encoding uncharacterized protein LOC122363062 isoform X4: MKSSFHKELSFFFRMEECLHLVCESMGVREDDEVGVDVICSLYKSVFLIAASLDETKRAVAEVRGRSGGLSCSARGVLRVLLVMEKQRENKQELYWELQMLKAGRIDHKKNEQSSPIIFNSRQQDPEQFSVLRLQNRAKRLYTRLVLDGVWSVLPSLSQRNAGVMRPSGVCPSAADVLQLLYYKYEVIRERLYREMLQDEFGAVWWDSMPAWDQTECVCELGVCVELAFRHRDWLQVCGLPGALRCYRSCGSVVLRGCPESVKPRDQAWTSKPREQAWSAVIFLSELESHYQDEKESISALMNRLGEEALRVVYLSMCFAVRRAERENQSYMALLVSRQHWDRWPFMRDPVSQDLTGIWLQEKLDPTAKTQQGWKTGNCAQQKNTINTDGNFRKNTAVLQCLVVCQEQERKRLVEILHRLSLRDLEGNVQKNNNVVRGNAVDQSCVWSLQQIKASLQEAHGSHPGPFAPGCSGIDVSWGECATHLLTQLTQTQDDEAWTVLNSLPDLNPEGLWTLLRKYESELHTPSFHNLLDVLQSRAPAHTSQDNTERERTEQAQEEPPGGEKQEHCTGCGVAIDPEDTPYLEILCVRDPRDEESRVEAREGDGERRRGQTESGRDPQEISVEKQNSLITLAWSKPAHAENRIQKGLILQEVTSAQQEVEAVSIVVQEETADKRTPRDVKVYTQQEDISCVSLQPSEQHEETHSAHTDNVKGKTRTQEDRSGFITEAIRDGELTSSESEQTDTDTGPASGSFPDAQTSESRELEEQICERAGEEQQLQREATMRCLVDIQRRAERRWQRDRDRQLLRVQERLAIVQSRKADEDLLGLTQEDTLRRLTDTLRQEDEQQQKTLVREKLQQMRRERSCILQTRRERNTAGFKELLAPTAQHMTETEDGR; the protein is encoded by the exons ATGAAATCAAGCTTCCACAAagagctgtcttttttttttaggatggAAGAGTGTTTGCATTTGGTCTGTGAGTCGATGGGTGTGCGTGAGGATGATGAAGTTGGCGTGGACGTGATCTGTTCCCTCTATAAGAGCGTCTTCCTCATCGCCGCCAGCCTGGACGAGACAAAGAGAGCCGTTGCAGAG GTCAGAGGTCGGAGTGGAGGCTTGTCGTGTTCAGCCAGAGGAGTTCTGCGTGTCCTGCTCGTGATGGAGAAACAACGTGAGAACAAACAAGAG CTGTACTGGGAGCTCCAGATGTTGAAGGCTGGAAGAATTGATcataaaaaaaacgaacaatCCTCACCAATCATCTTCAACTCCAGACAACAG GATCCAGAGCAGTTTAGCGTCTTGCGTCTTCAGAACAGAGCCAAGAGGCTCTACACCAG ACTCGTTCTTGACGGCGTGTGGAGTGTCCTGCCGTCTCTTTCTCAGAGGAACGCCGGCGTCATGCGACCGAGCGGGGTCTGTCCCAGCGCCGCCGACGTCCTCCAGCTCCTGTACTACAAATACGAGGTCATCAGGGAGCGACTGTACAGAGAGATGCTGCAGGATGAGTTTG GTGCTGTTTGGTGGGACTCGATGCCGGCGTGGGATCagacagaatgtgtgtgtgaactagGAGTGTGTGTAGAGCTGGCTTTCAGACACAGAGACTGGCTTCAGGTGTGCGGGCTTCCCGGGGCCCTCCGGTGCTACAG GAGCTGTGGTTCTGTGGTCTTGCGAGGCTGTCCTGAGAGTGTTAAACCTAGAGATCAGGCTTGGACATCTAAACCGAGAGAACAGGCTTGGTCCGCTGTCATCTTCCTGTCAGAGCTGGAGTCACATTATCAGGATGAGAAGGAATCTATCAGCGCACTCATGAACAG ACTGGGAGAAGAAGCTCTTCGTGTTGTTTATCTCAGTATGTGTTTCGCTGTGAGgagagctgagagagagaaTCAGTCCTACATGGCTCTGCTGGTCTCCAGACAGCACTGGGACAGATG GCCTTTTATGAGAGATCCAGTGAGTCAGGATCTCACCGGGATCTGGCTTCAGGAAAAACTGGATCCCACCGCTAAAACACAGCAGGGCTGGAAAACAGGAAATTGCGCACAACAG aaaaatactataaatactgATGGGAACTTTAGGAAAAACACG GCTGTGCTGCAGTGTTTGGTTGTGTGTCAGGAGCAGGAAAGGAAACGATTGGTGGAGATCTTACACAGGCTTTCCCTGAGAGACCTCGAGGGAAACGTTCAGAAAAACAACA ATGTGGTTCGTGGAAACGCGGTGGATCAGAGTTGTGTGTGGAGCCTGCAGCAGATTAAAGCCTCTCTACAGGAAGCACATGGTTCTCATCCCGGACCATTCGCCCCGGGGTGTTCTGGGATAGATGTCTCATGGGGGGAGTGTGCCACTCATTTGCTGACCCAGCTGACACAAACACAAGACGATGAGGCCTGGACCGTTTTAAACTCTCTGCCAGATTTG AACCCTGAGGGTCTTTGGACTTTGCTTCGCAAATATGAGAGTGAACTCCACACACCCAGTTTCCACAACCTGCTTGATGTTTTGCAGTCACGTGCACCGGCCCACACCAGCCAAGACAACACT gagagagagaggactgaACAGGCACAAGAAGAGCCGCCAGGTGGTGAAAAACAAGAACACTGCACTG GCTGCGGGGTGGCTATAGATCCAGAAGATACTCCTTATTTAGAGATCTTGTGTGTCAGAGACCCAAGAGATGAAGAGAGCAGGGTGGAGGCGAGAGAAGGTGACGGAGAGAGAAGACGGGGACAGACTGAGAGCGGGAGAGACCCTCAGGAGATTTCAGTGGAGAAACAAAACTCTCTGATCACGCTGGCCTGGAGCAAACCAGCCCACGCAGAGAACCGCattcag AAAGGTCTAATTCTGCAGGAAGTGACCTCGGCTCAACAGGAAGTAGAGGCCGTCTCTATTGTAGTGCAGGAGGAAACGGCTGATAAAAGGACTCCACGTGATGTGAAAGTTTACACACAGCAGGAGGACATAAGCTGCGTCTCACTGCAGCCAAGTGAACAACATGAAGAAACGCATTCAGCTCACACAGATAATGTTAAAGGAAAGACACGAACCCAAGAAGACCGTTCAGGCTTCATCACA GAAGCCATAAGAGACGGAGAGCTGACATCCAGTGAGTCCGAGCAGACGGACACAGACACGGGTCCAGCAAGCGGTTCTTTCCCAGACGCGCAAACATCGGAGAGCCGTGAGCTGGAGGAGCAGATCTGTGAGAGAGCGGGTGAGGAGCAGCAGCTGCAGAGGGAGGCAACGATGCGCTGTCTGGTGGACATCCAGAGGAGAGCGGAGCGACGCTGGCAGCGAGACCGAGACCGACAGCTGCTCAGA
- the LOC122363062 gene encoding uncharacterized protein LOC122363062 isoform X5 produces MKSSFHKELSFFFRMEECLHLVCESMGVREDDEVGVDVICSLYKSVFLIAASLDETKRAVAEVRGRSGGLSCSARGVLRVLLVMEKQRENKQELYWELQMLKAGRIDHKKNEQSSPIIFNSRQQDPEQFSVLRLQNRAKRLYTRLVLDGVWSVLPSLSQRNAGVMRPSGVCPSAADVLQLLYYKYEVIRERLYREMLQDEFGAVWWDSMPAWDQTECVCELGVCVELAFRHRDWLQVCGLPGALRCYRSCGSVVLRGCPESVKPRDQAWTSKPREQAWSAVIFLSELESHYQDEKESISALMNRLGEEALRVVYLSMCFAVRRAERENQSYMALLVSRQHWDRWPFMRDPVSQDLTGIWLQEKLDPTAKTQQGWKTGNCAQQKNTINTDGNFRKNTAVLQCLVVCQEQERKRLVEILHRLSLRDLEGNVQKNNNVVRGNAVDQSCVWSLQQIKASLQEAHGSHPGPFAPGCSGIDVSWGECATHLLTQLTQTQDDEAWTVLNSLPDLNPEGLWTLLRKYESELHTPSFHNLLDVLQSRAPAHTSQDNTERERTEQAQEEPPGGEKQEHCTGCGVAIDPEDTPYLEILCVRDPRDEESRVEAREGDGERRRGQTESGRDPQEISVEKQNSLITLAWSKPAHAENRIQEVTSAQQEVEAVSIVVQEETADKRTPRDVKVYTQQEDISCVSLQPSEQHEETHSAHTDNVKGKTRTQEDRSGFITEAIRDGELTSSESEQTDTDTGPASGSFPDAQTSESRELEEQICERAGEEQQLQREATMRCLVDIQRRAERRWQRDRDRQLLRVQERLAIVQSRKADEDLLGLTQEDTLRRLTDTLRQEDEQQQKTLVREKLQQMRRERSCILQTRRERNTAGFKELLAPTAQHMTETEDGR; encoded by the exons ATGAAATCAAGCTTCCACAAagagctgtcttttttttttaggatggAAGAGTGTTTGCATTTGGTCTGTGAGTCGATGGGTGTGCGTGAGGATGATGAAGTTGGCGTGGACGTGATCTGTTCCCTCTATAAGAGCGTCTTCCTCATCGCCGCCAGCCTGGACGAGACAAAGAGAGCCGTTGCAGAG GTCAGAGGTCGGAGTGGAGGCTTGTCGTGTTCAGCCAGAGGAGTTCTGCGTGTCCTGCTCGTGATGGAGAAACAACGTGAGAACAAACAAGAG CTGTACTGGGAGCTCCAGATGTTGAAGGCTGGAAGAATTGATcataaaaaaaacgaacaatCCTCACCAATCATCTTCAACTCCAGACAACAG GATCCAGAGCAGTTTAGCGTCTTGCGTCTTCAGAACAGAGCCAAGAGGCTCTACACCAG ACTCGTTCTTGACGGCGTGTGGAGTGTCCTGCCGTCTCTTTCTCAGAGGAACGCCGGCGTCATGCGACCGAGCGGGGTCTGTCCCAGCGCCGCCGACGTCCTCCAGCTCCTGTACTACAAATACGAGGTCATCAGGGAGCGACTGTACAGAGAGATGCTGCAGGATGAGTTTG GTGCTGTTTGGTGGGACTCGATGCCGGCGTGGGATCagacagaatgtgtgtgtgaactagGAGTGTGTGTAGAGCTGGCTTTCAGACACAGAGACTGGCTTCAGGTGTGCGGGCTTCCCGGGGCCCTCCGGTGCTACAG GAGCTGTGGTTCTGTGGTCTTGCGAGGCTGTCCTGAGAGTGTTAAACCTAGAGATCAGGCTTGGACATCTAAACCGAGAGAACAGGCTTGGTCCGCTGTCATCTTCCTGTCAGAGCTGGAGTCACATTATCAGGATGAGAAGGAATCTATCAGCGCACTCATGAACAG ACTGGGAGAAGAAGCTCTTCGTGTTGTTTATCTCAGTATGTGTTTCGCTGTGAGgagagctgagagagagaaTCAGTCCTACATGGCTCTGCTGGTCTCCAGACAGCACTGGGACAGATG GCCTTTTATGAGAGATCCAGTGAGTCAGGATCTCACCGGGATCTGGCTTCAGGAAAAACTGGATCCCACCGCTAAAACACAGCAGGGCTGGAAAACAGGAAATTGCGCACAACAG aaaaatactataaatactgATGGGAACTTTAGGAAAAACACG GCTGTGCTGCAGTGTTTGGTTGTGTGTCAGGAGCAGGAAAGGAAACGATTGGTGGAGATCTTACACAGGCTTTCCCTGAGAGACCTCGAGGGAAACGTTCAGAAAAACAACA ATGTGGTTCGTGGAAACGCGGTGGATCAGAGTTGTGTGTGGAGCCTGCAGCAGATTAAAGCCTCTCTACAGGAAGCACATGGTTCTCATCCCGGACCATTCGCCCCGGGGTGTTCTGGGATAGATGTCTCATGGGGGGAGTGTGCCACTCATTTGCTGACCCAGCTGACACAAACACAAGACGATGAGGCCTGGACCGTTTTAAACTCTCTGCCAGATTTG AACCCTGAGGGTCTTTGGACTTTGCTTCGCAAATATGAGAGTGAACTCCACACACCCAGTTTCCACAACCTGCTTGATGTTTTGCAGTCACGTGCACCGGCCCACACCAGCCAAGACAACACT gagagagagaggactgaACAGGCACAAGAAGAGCCGCCAGGTGGTGAAAAACAAGAACACTGCACTG GCTGCGGGGTGGCTATAGATCCAGAAGATACTCCTTATTTAGAGATCTTGTGTGTCAGAGACCCAAGAGATGAAGAGAGCAGGGTGGAGGCGAGAGAAGGTGACGGAGAGAGAAGACGGGGACAGACTGAGAGCGGGAGAGACCCTCAGGAGATTTCAGTGGAGAAACAAAACTCTCTGATCACGCTGGCCTGGAGCAAACCAGCCCACGCAGAGAACCGCattcag GAAGTGACCTCGGCTCAACAGGAAGTAGAGGCCGTCTCTATTGTAGTGCAGGAGGAAACGGCTGATAAAAGGACTCCACGTGATGTGAAAGTTTACACACAGCAGGAGGACATAAGCTGCGTCTCACTGCAGCCAAGTGAACAACATGAAGAAACGCATTCAGCTCACACAGATAATGTTAAAGGAAAGACACGAACCCAAGAAGACCGTTCAGGCTTCATCACA GAAGCCATAAGAGACGGAGAGCTGACATCCAGTGAGTCCGAGCAGACGGACACAGACACGGGTCCAGCAAGCGGTTCTTTCCCAGACGCGCAAACATCGGAGAGCCGTGAGCTGGAGGAGCAGATCTGTGAGAGAGCGGGTGAGGAGCAGCAGCTGCAGAGGGAGGCAACGATGCGCTGTCTGGTGGACATCCAGAGGAGAGCGGAGCGACGCTGGCAGCGAGACCGAGACCGACAGCTGCTCAGA
- the LOC122363062 gene encoding uncharacterized protein LOC122363062 isoform X1 — MKSSFHKELSFFFRMEECLHLVCESMGVREDDEVGVDVICSLYKSVFLIAASLDETKRAVAEVRGRSGGLSCSARGVLRVLLVMEKQRENKQELYWELQMLKAGRIDHKKNEQSSPIIFNSRQQDPEQFSVLRLQNRAKRLYTRLVLDGVWSVLPSLSQRNAGVMRPSGVCPSAADVLQLLYYKYEVIRERLYREMLQDEFGAVWWDSMPAWDQTECVCELGVCVELAFRHRDWLQVCGLPGALRCYRSCGSVVLRGCPESVKPRDQAWTSKPREQAWSAVIFLSELESHYQDEKESISALMNRLGEEALRVVYLSMCFAVRRAERENQSYMALLVSRQHWDRWPFMRDPVSQDLTGIWLQEKLDPTAKTQQGWKTGNCAQQKNTINTDGNFRKNTAVLQCLVVCQEQERKRLVEILHRLSLRDLEGNVQKNNNVVRGNAVDQSCVWSLQQIKASLQEAHGSHPGPFAPGCSGIDVSWGECATHLLTQLTQTQDDEAWTVLNSLPDLNPEGLWTLLRKYESELHTPSFHNLLDVLQSRAPAHTSQDNTERERTEQAQEEPPGGEKQEHCTGCGVAIDPEDTPYLEILCVRDPRDEESRVEAREGDGERRRGQTESGRDPQEISVEKQNSLITLAWSKPAHAENRIQVHTHAHMCTLSILNQHKLLIHTQKGLILQEVTSAQQEVEAVSIVVQEETADKRTPRDVKVYTQQEDISCVSLQPSEQHEETHSAHTDNVKGKTRTQEDRSGFITEAIRDGELTSSESEQTDTDTGPASGSFPDAQTSESRELEEQICERAGEEQQLQREATMRCLVDIQRRAERRWQRDRDRQLLRVQERLAIVQSRKADEDLLGLTQEDTLRRLTDTLRQEDEQQQKTLVREKLQQMRRERSCILQTRRERNTAGFKELLAPTAQHMTETEDGR; from the exons ATGAAATCAAGCTTCCACAAagagctgtcttttttttttaggatggAAGAGTGTTTGCATTTGGTCTGTGAGTCGATGGGTGTGCGTGAGGATGATGAAGTTGGCGTGGACGTGATCTGTTCCCTCTATAAGAGCGTCTTCCTCATCGCCGCCAGCCTGGACGAGACAAAGAGAGCCGTTGCAGAG GTCAGAGGTCGGAGTGGAGGCTTGTCGTGTTCAGCCAGAGGAGTTCTGCGTGTCCTGCTCGTGATGGAGAAACAACGTGAGAACAAACAAGAG CTGTACTGGGAGCTCCAGATGTTGAAGGCTGGAAGAATTGATcataaaaaaaacgaacaatCCTCACCAATCATCTTCAACTCCAGACAACAG GATCCAGAGCAGTTTAGCGTCTTGCGTCTTCAGAACAGAGCCAAGAGGCTCTACACCAG ACTCGTTCTTGACGGCGTGTGGAGTGTCCTGCCGTCTCTTTCTCAGAGGAACGCCGGCGTCATGCGACCGAGCGGGGTCTGTCCCAGCGCCGCCGACGTCCTCCAGCTCCTGTACTACAAATACGAGGTCATCAGGGAGCGACTGTACAGAGAGATGCTGCAGGATGAGTTTG GTGCTGTTTGGTGGGACTCGATGCCGGCGTGGGATCagacagaatgtgtgtgtgaactagGAGTGTGTGTAGAGCTGGCTTTCAGACACAGAGACTGGCTTCAGGTGTGCGGGCTTCCCGGGGCCCTCCGGTGCTACAG GAGCTGTGGTTCTGTGGTCTTGCGAGGCTGTCCTGAGAGTGTTAAACCTAGAGATCAGGCTTGGACATCTAAACCGAGAGAACAGGCTTGGTCCGCTGTCATCTTCCTGTCAGAGCTGGAGTCACATTATCAGGATGAGAAGGAATCTATCAGCGCACTCATGAACAG ACTGGGAGAAGAAGCTCTTCGTGTTGTTTATCTCAGTATGTGTTTCGCTGTGAGgagagctgagagagagaaTCAGTCCTACATGGCTCTGCTGGTCTCCAGACAGCACTGGGACAGATG GCCTTTTATGAGAGATCCAGTGAGTCAGGATCTCACCGGGATCTGGCTTCAGGAAAAACTGGATCCCACCGCTAAAACACAGCAGGGCTGGAAAACAGGAAATTGCGCACAACAG aaaaatactataaatactgATGGGAACTTTAGGAAAAACACG GCTGTGCTGCAGTGTTTGGTTGTGTGTCAGGAGCAGGAAAGGAAACGATTGGTGGAGATCTTACACAGGCTTTCCCTGAGAGACCTCGAGGGAAACGTTCAGAAAAACAACA ATGTGGTTCGTGGAAACGCGGTGGATCAGAGTTGTGTGTGGAGCCTGCAGCAGATTAAAGCCTCTCTACAGGAAGCACATGGTTCTCATCCCGGACCATTCGCCCCGGGGTGTTCTGGGATAGATGTCTCATGGGGGGAGTGTGCCACTCATTTGCTGACCCAGCTGACACAAACACAAGACGATGAGGCCTGGACCGTTTTAAACTCTCTGCCAGATTTG AACCCTGAGGGTCTTTGGACTTTGCTTCGCAAATATGAGAGTGAACTCCACACACCCAGTTTCCACAACCTGCTTGATGTTTTGCAGTCACGTGCACCGGCCCACACCAGCCAAGACAACACT gagagagagaggactgaACAGGCACAAGAAGAGCCGCCAGGTGGTGAAAAACAAGAACACTGCACTG GCTGCGGGGTGGCTATAGATCCAGAAGATACTCCTTATTTAGAGATCTTGTGTGTCAGAGACCCAAGAGATGAAGAGAGCAGGGTGGAGGCGAGAGAAGGTGACGGAGAGAGAAGACGGGGACAGACTGAGAGCGGGAGAGACCCTCAGGAGATTTCAGTGGAGAAACAAAACTCTCTGATCACGCTGGCCTGGAGCAAACCAGCCCACGCAGAGAACCGCattcaggtacacacacacgcgcacatgTGCACTCTTTCTATCTTAAATCAGCACAAATTGCTCATTCATACACAGAAAGGTCTAATTCTGCAGGAAGTGACCTCGGCTCAACAGGAAGTAGAGGCCGTCTCTATTGTAGTGCAGGAGGAAACGGCTGATAAAAGGACTCCACGTGATGTGAAAGTTTACACACAGCAGGAGGACATAAGCTGCGTCTCACTGCAGCCAAGTGAACAACATGAAGAAACGCATTCAGCTCACACAGATAATGTTAAAGGAAAGACACGAACCCAAGAAGACCGTTCAGGCTTCATCACA GAAGCCATAAGAGACGGAGAGCTGACATCCAGTGAGTCCGAGCAGACGGACACAGACACGGGTCCAGCAAGCGGTTCTTTCCCAGACGCGCAAACATCGGAGAGCCGTGAGCTGGAGGAGCAGATCTGTGAGAGAGCGGGTGAGGAGCAGCAGCTGCAGAGGGAGGCAACGATGCGCTGTCTGGTGGACATCCAGAGGAGAGCGGAGCGACGCTGGCAGCGAGACCGAGACCGACAGCTGCTCAGA